Within Oleidesulfovibrio alaskensis DSM 16109, the genomic segment GGCATGAATGAAATACCCTGCCCAGCAGGCACCCACACCGTGGGCATGGGCCGCAAGCTCAAGATACGTCAAAGCGATGGAAGCATCCACATCGGACCAGCCTGTGGCGGTATCGGTGTAGGCAACAGCCAGATGCGGGGCACCGCGCAGAATGCAGTCCTGTCCCTTGCGCCATGCGGCAATAAGACCGGCCACGCCGTACTGTTTTGCCACATCGGGCTGTTCACGCCGCAATTCCGTCATCCAGTCGATGACCAGCGACGCCATGTGCTGGGTGGCGTTGGGGTCTTCCACCATCAGCCAGCGCACCGGCTGTCTGTGACTGGCAGAAGGCGCCCAGTCGGCAGTACGCACGATGCGTTCCAGCGTATCATGCGGCACGGGCCGCTGCCGGAAGCAACGTATGGATCTGCGGCTGCGCAGAAACTGTTCCGCCTGAACGCCGGATATACGCAGACCTCTGTCCAGCGGAACAAACTGCCCGTCAGGCATGGGGGCCAGTCGCACCGCCCCGAATTTGCACACGGAAACACAGTGACCGCACTGCAGACACACGTCTTCTCCGCCGGTACGCATTTTGGGCGCACCGGTTTCCTTGTCTGCAATAAGCACCAGCACGGGACACTCTTCCATGCATCCCCCGCAACGCCTGCAGGCGTCGCCGTCAACTTCAAAAAAACTCATGGATCTGTTCCTTGGCAAAAAAACACAGCGCACCTGCGCTGTCCGGATAATAATATTATACTGTTACGTTTTCTGCCGTCCAGCCTGCAGCACCGCTCCGCTCAAGTCGGCGGCGATGCCGCCGGCCCCTCGTGGCCGGCAGAAGCGTACATGTCTGTTCGCACAATCGGCCCGCTTTGTCATCCGCTGTTTTGTACTGCCGCGCTTTGTCAAGCGCGACACTTTACGATATGAAGCGGACACACCTTACGCAGGAGACAAAATGCCGCAGCAGCACGCCACCCCCGCGCCCGCCATTCCCGTTACACCGCCTGCCGGAAACCGCAGCAGACACGCCGTTTATTTACTTTTTCGCTTACTGGCCGTCTGCACTCTTCTGTATCTTGCCGGTACCTGCCTGCAGGGCTGCGCCCCCCGCACCCCGCAGGGGCAGGAGTCGGGCCTGCCGTCCAGCGACGTGCCCAGAGCAGACCCCGGCTATGTGCAGTGGCTTTCGCGCCAGTCCATGCTGAGTGAATCGCAGCGACTTGCGGATATTGTATCAGGCTCTGCACTGCAATGGCGCAAAGGAGGACTGCGCCCCGCCCCCGCCGCGCTACTGCGCGAGGCTGACACATGGCTCACCGTACGACCGGAATCAGTACTGGGCAAAAGCAGCGAGCCGCTTTTCGGCGTGCTGGCAGACAGGAGAGTGTGGCAGGCGCTGCAAAAGCTGGGCATCCGGGGCATGCTGCCCGCTCCGGTACATGTGACGGGCGGCCTGTGGGGATACGACCTTACAGCAGTCCGCGGAGACGACATCATACAGTACGGCTTTGCCGATGCCTGCGGCACACAGGAACATTTTCTGCACCTGCTCCGCATGGCCAATGCCCACGGAGCGGTGCTGGGCACCATGCTCACCCCCGCGGCCACCGGCATGGGGCCGGACTTTTTCCTCGCGGCACGGGGCAAGCCGGGCTACGCGGGAATCTACTGCATGATAGACCTGCCGCGTGACAGCTGGAAACTGCTGCCTGCCGTACAGTCGGAATGGCAGGGTACCTTTCCCGACGAAGCGGCGGTTACTGCCCTGCGCGGCAAAGGGCTGCTGCCGCCACCGCTTGCAGCCGCGCGCACAGGCAACCCGCTGCGCTGGGCGGTAACAGGCGAAGTGCGCGGCATAGACGGCGAATTACGCAGGTGGGCATATCTTGCTCATGAAGTGCCCACCCGTCCGGTGCTCAACTGGACCGATCCTTCCGCCGCGGCGCGGCGCATCATGTCCGGCTCGGTGATACGGCAGACAGGAGAACTGGGAACCGCTTTGGCGGGGCTGACCCTGCAGCCGTTCAGCGGGGCCGTCATAGACGAAAACGACCAGCGCGGCCCTGCCGCACCGCTGCTGGATGCCGCCCGCACCCTTGCCGCCGAAAACAGACGCTACGGCGGATGGTCGCTGCTGACAGATACCATGCAGCTGCCGCTGCTGACAGCGCTGCTGGACAGCGGCCCCGACATGGCCGTTGACATGTACACCCCGCCCATGGCCGCACACGCGCTGCTGACCGGCAATGCGCAGGCACTGCGTCTGTCGCTGGACATGCTGCGCACGGCGGGCATCGACCACCGCAGGCTCATGCATCCGGTCATGTGGGGACACGGCATTGACTACACGCTGGCGCATCTGGCTCCGCCCCCTTACGGGCCTGAACCTGTCGTGCAATGGCAGGGCAGCCGCATCAGAGCTTCGGCAGTGCAGCGGCACATCATGGACCAGCTGAGGGCCGCAGTGGACGAGCCGGTACTGCACCGCGCAACGGCCGGACGCGTTTACTGCACCACCCCTGCAGGCATCGCCGCGCAGTCGCTGGGACTCAAGGACCAGCGCACGGGACTGCGCGCCATAACACCGGAGATAATCCGCGGGACCCTGCTGCTGGCCTCATGGAACGCGCTGCTGCCGGGGGGCTTCATGCTCGACGGCCGCGATCTGGCCGGTGCCATGCCCCTGCCTGCCGCCAGTCTGCCGGAAGAAGATGTCGAACAGCATCCTGAACTGCTTGGCCGCGGAGCATATGCACTGGGGTCGGGCTATGATTCCGTCATGATTTCACGGCAGGGACTGCCCGCAGCCAGAACTCTGCACGACAGCCTGCCCGCCCAGATGCTGCACGACGGTTCATACGGCAGCGCCATGGCCGCGGTGCTGTCCGCCAGAAGGCGGCTGGGCGTTCCGCTGGCGGAACTTGTCGATACCCCCGCGGTTTCGGGCAGCGGCACCGCGGCCACAGTCCTTGCACTGCCGCCGGACAACGTCCGCGCCGCACCGCGCTGGCTGCTGGTGTGTGCCAACTTCAGCCGCAAGCCGCAGCACGAACGCTTTACCCTGCGCCTGCCGCCCGCCGTGATAGAAACAGCAAAAGACATACTGCCCGCAGACGGTGCGTTTGCGCCAGCAGCCGCCCCGACGCAGGAACCGCAGCGGACTCCCCCCGGCCTGCAGAACGGCCGGCTGAGCATCCGGCTGCAACCGTGGGAAATACGCGCCCTGTTGCTGGAAGCTGCGCCCGCCCCCGCGCGCTGAGCCGAAAATGCAGCGCGCACAACAACACCGGCACGGCGTAACCGGCCATGCTCCGGCAGTCCCCGCCTGCCTTCTTTACGGTCAAAAAAACGACACCGGAGACAAAAACAGACCGCGGATACCTTGCCGGACACTGTCGGCAAGCTTTTTGCTACTACCGCGTCATGAACAGCGCACTTTTTTCCGCTCCCAACATGCAGGCTCTGGCCGCCACCTGCCGCCCCGCAGCGCAGTGGCTTTCGCACATGTCACCGGATATCTCTCCGCTGCTGGCAGCCATGGGCAAAAACAGCCATGGCATGACAGACCTGCAGTTGCCGGACGGGCGCTATCTTTTTGACGCCGCCCCTCCCGCTGTCTGCTACGGTAAATGGATTCCGGATTCCGCACACCGCAAAGACAGCGGTCCGGCAGCAGACCGGCATAATCTGGCACGCAGCGCCACTGTGGTGATAGGCTGCAACGTGGGCTACGGGCTGGTGCATCTTATCGACAACACACCGGATACACATAAGATACTGTTACTCGAACCGGATGCCGCCATGCTGGCTCTGTGCCTGTCGCAGTCCGACTTCAGCCCTTTTATCCGCTCCGGCAAGCTTACCGTGCTTCCGCCCGACCGCACCGTGGTACACGACATCATCCGCAGGCTGGATGTACAGTACCTCTTCGGCAGTATTCACCTGCGTGCCGACCTGCCCAGCCAGCAGATATCGCCGCTGTATGCCGAATGGGCGAACATAGTGCACGGCATGATGGACAGTTTCGGGCTGGAGATGCTGACACTGCGCAAGGTGCAGGACACCATGGTGTCCAACGAGCTTGCAAACTTCCGCACGGCACTGCGCAACGGCAGTCTCAATCCGCTTGAAAACATGCTCAGGGGACTGCCCGCGCTTATCGTCGGCGCCGGACCTTCGCTGGAAAGCAACGGACCGGTCATCGCCCCGCACACCGCCGACGCAGTCATCGCCACATCGCTGCAGGCGCTGCCCGCCTGCCGCAAAGCAGGTATAAAACCCCACTTCTGCCTTGCCATCGACTGGGGTGAAGTAATGACCGCAGTGTACAACCGGCTGGATAATGAATGGGCGGCCGATATCCCGCTCATCTATTCCACCAAAACGCGCCATGAAGTTGTCGCCCGCTACCCCGGACCCGCACTGCCGCTCTGGACTGTGGGCGGTCTGGCCACCTTTATCGGAGGCAGCGGTGATCTGGTGCTGGAGGCAGGCAGTAACGTCAACGTGGCCATTGTGCGTCTGCTCTACTGGGCAGGAGTACGCAGATTCACGCTGCTGGGGCAGGATCTGGGGTGGAAAGGCGACCGCAGCCACGCCAGCGGACACCACGCCACCATGCTCAGATCGCATCAGGCAGCCAGAGACATCGACGGCAACCCCATACGCACCGACAACAAATTTCTGGCCGCAGCCCGCGAACTGGAGCAGGATTTCCGCATTCACACGGACATCGAAGCCTACAACATATATGGCGGCGGACTTCCCATACACGGAGCGGCCAACATAACGGCACAGGATGCGCTGGACAACAACCTGCTGCAGGCCCGCGGGGCAAGTCTTGACAAACTGCGTCTGGCATTGCAGCAGGCCATGATTCCCTGCAACCAGCCGGCATGGGAACCTCGCGAAGAACAATGGCGTTCAAGCCTGCGGCACGTCCAGCGCCGGCTGGAAAAACTGCTGCGCAAAGCCGCCCGCAACCACGATGACATCACAGCCACCCTGCGGCAGGTACACGCATTTCTGCGGCAGGACCCGCTTTATCTGCCGTATCTGTACAACGAAATCATGGACATAGCCGGAATGGGGCTGGGCAGACTGCGGTACGGTCCCGCCGACCTTAAAGCCTTCAAGGATATCGTGCGCAGAGTGCTGCACAAAGTCCGGCATATGGACAGCGTGCTGTGCACTCCGGCCCATGACAGCTGCGTTCCGGTGTCCGCCGCCTCGTCCGCATCGGGCGGTTCTGTCCGTCCGCAAGCGCAGACACTCTGACCGCCAGCGACACAGCCAGGCCGCCGCTGCCGTAAACGCGACGGTACCGGACGGCCTGTGTCCGGCCGCGTCAAACAGCACCTGCCGCAAAAGCCCGCACCGGACCGCAGTCAGGGGGGATTGCCCGCAGGCTGTGACGCACACGCATTGCCATCTGCCGCGATCCGGCGCTATCATTCATTTTTCAATCAATCTTTGCGTGCCGTGCGCGCTCTGCCGCCGCACGGCGCCCGCACAGGAGCTGCATATGAGCGTAATGGCAGAACTGGCCATGTTTCCCATGAATCCAGCCACAGGCGGCAGCCTGAGCCCCTATGTGGCAAGGGTTCTCAATATTGTCCGCGCCAGCGGCCTCGGCCACAGTCTGGGCCCCATGGGCACAGTCATCGAAGGCGAATGGGATGAAGTGATGCAGTGCATCACAGCATGCTTCCGTGAGCTGGAAAAGGACTGCGACAGAGTCTACATGACTCTGAAGGTGGACTGGAAACGCGGAACACGCCCCCGCATGGAACAGAAAACACAATCCGTGCTGCAGAAACTGTAGCCGCGCATCAAAAAAGGCCTTCCACGGGGAAGGCCTTTTTTACGGTATCAGCAGGGTCCGGCATCCGGACTGCGGCGAACTGTTTCAACCACTTTCATGGAACGCCATTTGCCGCCCCTGTAGCGCAGCAGCGCCGAAAGACTGAGCGCCACGGCGTAACAGGTAAGCACCACCCACAATGCGATGAGACCGGCGTCGAACCACAGCCGCATGATGACAATGACCGCCACCATGCATGCACAGCCCACCACCATGGCCCACATGACAAAATAGGTGTCTCCCGCCCCTTTGACAGCGCCGAAAAACACCAGCGACAACGCGTCGAACAGACAGTAGAACGCCACAAAACGCATCAGCACCACACCGGCTTCGCGAATGGGAACATACTCCTGCACACTGACATCCTGCGGCCGGAACATATCAAGCAGCACACCCGGAAAAATGATGAACATCACACCGATGCACAGCATCCACGCCAGCGCCAGATGCAAAGTATTCATGGCGGCGGTACCTGCCGCATCGGGTTTGCCCGCGCCGATGGCCTGCCCCACCATGGTGCTGACTGCTATGTTCAGCCCCAGCATGGGCAGAAAGGCCAGCGAATCAATGGAAAACACGATATTGGTTGCCGCCAGTTCCACTCTGCCCAGACGTCCGATGACAAAAACAAAAAACGTAATGGCAAAAATCTCAAAAAAATAGTTCACACCGCTGGGCAGGCCGTAACGCATCATGCGCAAAAAAAGCGCCCGTTCAAAACGCCAGTTGCGCAGAACGCCGAACATGGCATCGTGACGGCGGGTAAACGTGGCAAGCGCCAGAAAGAAAAATGTCAGCGCCCAGCCGGCCACCGTGGCAATGCCCGCCCCGGCTATGCCCAGTTCGGGCAGCCCCCACGCACCGTAAATCAGCGCGTAATCAAGCGGGATGTTGATGATCATGGCCGCGATGTTGGCCACCATTACAGGACGGGTAAGCCCCCGACCGGAAAAAAAGCAGCTCAGCGCGCTGGAAAGCAGCATGAACACCGCTCCCACAGTCAGTACGCGGAAATAGATCACCTCCAGCCTGACCACCGGCGCAGGGTGTCCGGCAAAGGAAAACATAAACGGCGCGACAAACCACAGCAGAGCCAGCAGCACTCCGCCCATGAGACTGAAATGAATGGCCTGCCACAAGGCGGCACCCACACGGGCAGGCGCAGCCGACCCGCAGTACTGCGCTATGAAAACGTTGGCATATCCGGCAACGCCTGTAAAAAACAGCAGAAACAGCAGGTTGACAATGGCAGCAGGCAATGCAGCCGCAATGGCGTCCACGGAATAATGGCTCAGAAAAAGCCGGTCGGTGAACTGCATCACAGTGGACGAGGCCATGCTGATAACAAGGGGCAACCCCACGCCGAGCACATCGCGATAGCCGTTGGGCATGCCCCAACGTGCACGCAGGGAAGAAAAGAACATCAGGATACTCCGGAACAGAATTAGATGACTAGTATACGGAAAGGAACTTGAATGTGTAATCACACTCACAGGGCAAGTCAATCACTCGCAACCGCAAAACCGCACCGGCTCAGGCTTCACTTATGGCGTGTTTCAGCCTATAAGGCGGCATGCGTACCAGCCATTCCGCACTTGTATACGCGCTCTGTCTGCTGCCCATGATGATCATGCTGGCAGCCGTGGCACTGTGCATCGGCACCGGTGAGACAGTGACGACGTTTTTCAGAGCTTACAGATACCAGCACCCCGATCTGACGTACTGGCTAACCATACTCACAGACTGGGGCAATCCCTTTTTATATCTGGTGTACGGCACCATCTATGCCCGTGCGGCCAAAGGCTCTGTTCTGGCCGCGCGCAATCCGCAGGAAGCCCGCAGCAGACGCAATTTCGTGCTGGCCTGGATAATAGCCCAGCTGCTGGTGGCGTTTCTGCTTGTGCGCATTTTCAAAATAACCATAGGCAGCCCCCGGCCCAATGCGGACGGCACATTTCAGCCGTTCTCCTTCAACTCCGGGCACAATTCGCTTCCCTCCGGACATACCACTGAAATCGTGGGGTCTGTACTGCCGCTGGCCTGCGCCGCAAAACGGCGCGCCGGAATATTGCTTTCCGCGCTGCTGGCAGTATACGCCGCACTGGTCGGCTTCAGCCGCATATATCTGGGACAGCACCATGCGAGCGATGTTTTTTTCGGCACGCTTACGGGTGCTTTTTCCGCTTTACTCATGCACACCGTCTGGACGCACCTGAACAGGAAAAACAATGACGCAAACTGAAAACACTCCCGATGCCGGTCAGCACGATCTGCACTCACAGACCGTCACGCCCGACGCTTCGACTGAAGCGGCACCGGCCGCACCGCAGCGTACAGTCTGCGAACGCATTCTGGATATTCTGGCTTTTCAGCCCCTTATTCCGCTCACCATTCTTCTGGCGCTGCAGACCGTGTTCATGCTTGACGCACGCGCGCTATGGTATTCCGACGAAGTCCGCTATGCCAACGTGTTCGAACACGTGGTCAATGCCGGTAAATGGATTGTGCTGCACCTGAACGGTGTGCCCTACCCCGACAAACCCCCTGTCTACTTCTGGCTGCTGGAAGGCATCAGGCAGGCTATGCAGGCTGCCGGTATCGCCGGTGACGCTCCGCAGGGCATCGGGCCGCGCCTGTTCTTCAGCGGTGCGGCTGCTTCTGCCCTGTTTTATATCTGGGCCACATACGCACTGGCCCGGCGTGTGGCAGCCGCAGACAAGCGCACGGCTCTGGGAGCCGGACTTGTACTGCTCAGCGTATTCTACTTCATCGGTGTGTCGCACTATTCGCGCATGGACCTGCTCTTCGCCGCACTGATCACGCTCAGCCACATATGCCTTTTCACCGGCTGGAAAAAAGAAAAATCCACTTTCTGGATTGTCTGCGGTTTCGCCTTCGCCGCGCTGGCTACCCTGACCAAAGGCCCTCTGGGGCTTGCCTTTCCGCTTGTCACATCGGTGCTCTTTCTGCTGTGGCGCGGCAAACCGCG encodes:
- a CDS encoding nitroreductase family protein; amino-acid sequence: MSFFEVDGDACRRCGGCMEECPVLVLIADKETGAPKMRTGGEDVCLQCGHCVSVCKFGAVRLAPMPDGQFVPLDRGLRISGVQAEQFLRSRRSIRCFRQRPVPHDTLERIVRTADWAPSASHRQPVRWLMVEDPNATQHMASLVIDWMTELRREQPDVAKQYGVAGLIAAWRKGQDCILRGAPHLAVAYTDTATGWSDVDASIALTYLELAAHAHGVGACWAGYFIHAVRESEALRVRLGLNDGQRICGAQMLGYARYGYHRVPMRKELPVRWIS
- a CDS encoding motility associated factor glycosyltransferase family protein, with translation MNSALFSAPNMQALAATCRPAAQWLSHMSPDISPLLAAMGKNSHGMTDLQLPDGRYLFDAAPPAVCYGKWIPDSAHRKDSGPAADRHNLARSATVVIGCNVGYGLVHLIDNTPDTHKILLLEPDAAMLALCLSQSDFSPFIRSGKLTVLPPDRTVVHDIIRRLDVQYLFGSIHLRADLPSQQISPLYAEWANIVHGMMDSFGLEMLTLRKVQDTMVSNELANFRTALRNGSLNPLENMLRGLPALIVGAGPSLESNGPVIAPHTADAVIATSLQALPACRKAGIKPHFCLAIDWGEVMTAVYNRLDNEWAADIPLIYSTKTRHEVVARYPGPALPLWTVGGLATFIGGSGDLVLEAGSNVNVAIVRLLYWAGVRRFTLLGQDLGWKGDRSHASGHHATMLRSHQAARDIDGNPIRTDNKFLAAARELEQDFRIHTDIEAYNIYGGGLPIHGAANITAQDALDNNLLQARGASLDKLRLALQQAMIPCNQPAWEPREEQWRSSLRHVQRRLEKLLRKAARNHDDITATLRQVHAFLRQDPLYLPYLYNEIMDIAGMGLGRLRYGPADLKAFKDIVRRVLHKVRHMDSVLCTPAHDSCVPVSAASSASGGSVRPQAQTL
- a CDS encoding MTH1187 family thiamine-binding protein, with translation MSVMAELAMFPMNPATGGSLSPYVARVLNIVRASGLGHSLGPMGTVIEGEWDEVMQCITACFRELEKDCDRVYMTLKVDWKRGTRPRMEQKTQSVLQKL
- a CDS encoding MATE family efflux transporter codes for the protein MFFSSLRARWGMPNGYRDVLGVGLPLVISMASSTVMQFTDRLFLSHYSVDAIAAALPAAIVNLLFLLFFTGVAGYANVFIAQYCGSAAPARVGAALWQAIHFSLMGGVLLALLWFVAPFMFSFAGHPAPVVRLEVIYFRVLTVGAVFMLLSSALSCFFSGRGLTRPVMVANIAAMIINIPLDYALIYGAWGLPELGIAGAGIATVAGWALTFFFLALATFTRRHDAMFGVLRNWRFERALFLRMMRYGLPSGVNYFFEIFAITFFVFVIGRLGRVELAATNIVFSIDSLAFLPMLGLNIAVSTMVGQAIGAGKPDAAGTAAMNTLHLALAWMLCIGVMFIIFPGVLLDMFRPQDVSVQEYVPIREAGVVLMRFVAFYCLFDALSLVFFGAVKGAGDTYFVMWAMVVGCACMVAVIVIMRLWFDAGLIALWVVLTCYAVALSLSALLRYRGGKWRSMKVVETVRRSPDAGPC
- a CDS encoding phosphatase PAP2 family protein, whose amino-acid sequence is MRTSHSALVYALCLLPMMIMLAAVALCIGTGETVTTFFRAYRYQHPDLTYWLTILTDWGNPFLYLVYGTIYARAAKGSVLAARNPQEARSRRNFVLAWIIAQLLVAFLLVRIFKITIGSPRPNADGTFQPFSFNSGHNSLPSGHTTEIVGSVLPLACAAKRRAGILLSALLAVYAALVGFSRIYLGQHHASDVFFGTLTGAFSALLMHTVWTHLNRKNNDAN